From a region of the Streptomyces sp. NBC_01454 genome:
- a CDS encoding SCO1860 family LAETG-anchored protein — protein sequence MPRRLAATFVATALTAGPALLLGAVPAHATGSHGPARGTADAVVLRTGLDVGLLHKTVNVPLNAVLNEVHAPASASKTALTVHLDGLDHGKPFSLLRADVATARGTADRHGSEGYANLVRAKVRVPGLSPLRPLIEAQQVTAKAVCEAGQRPRAESNVLGPVRVLGKQVTLTAGGTTDVKVPGVGEVRLDLSQKHVTSKSAAATALELKVSLNPLQLNVAEVHGRVTLVRAGCTAPGGKTPGDGGTGGTGGGQTGGQSGGQTGGQSGGQTGGQTGGGSKPAGGGTEVHQAGARTGDQNLAETGGSSATPYLAGGAALLVAAGAGSIGYARRRRGAAAQGGRG from the coding sequence ATGCCCCGACGCCTCGCCGCGACCTTCGTTGCCACCGCGCTCACGGCCGGCCCCGCCCTCCTGCTCGGCGCCGTGCCCGCCCATGCCACCGGAAGCCACGGCCCGGCCCGCGGCACCGCCGACGCGGTCGTGCTGCGCACCGGCCTGGACGTCGGGCTGCTGCACAAGACGGTCAATGTGCCGCTGAACGCGGTGCTGAACGAGGTGCACGCCCCGGCCTCCGCCTCCAAGACCGCGCTCACCGTCCACCTCGACGGCCTCGACCACGGCAAGCCGTTCAGCCTGCTGCGCGCCGATGTTGCCACCGCCCGGGGCACCGCCGACCGCCACGGTTCCGAGGGCTACGCCAACCTCGTGCGGGCCAAGGTGCGGGTGCCCGGTCTGTCCCCGCTGCGGCCCCTGATCGAGGCGCAGCAGGTCACCGCCAAGGCGGTGTGCGAGGCGGGGCAGCGGCCCCGTGCCGAGTCGAACGTGCTGGGACCCGTCCGCGTCCTCGGCAAGCAGGTCACGCTCACGGCGGGCGGCACGACGGACGTCAAGGTGCCGGGCGTGGGCGAGGTGCGGCTCGACCTGTCGCAGAAGCACGTCACGTCCAAGAGCGCCGCGGCCACCGCGCTGGAGCTGAAGGTCTCCCTCAACCCGCTGCAGCTGAACGTCGCCGAGGTGCACGGCCGGGTCACCCTGGTCCGGGCCGGCTGCACCGCACCCGGCGGCAAGACGCCCGGGGACGGCGGCACCGGCGGCACCGGTGGCGGGCAGACGGGCGGCCAGAGCGGTGGCCAGACGGGCGGGCAGTCCGGTGGCCAGACGGGCGGTCAGACCGGCGGGGGCAGCAAGCCGGCCGGCGGAGGCACCGAGGTGCATCAGGCCGGGGCCCGGACCGGCGACCAGAACCTCGCGGAGACCGGCGGCAGTTCGGCCACGCCGTATCTCGCCGGCGGCGCGGCCCTGCTGGTCGCGGCCGGGGCCGGCTCGATCGGCTATGCCCGCCGGCGCCGCGGCGCCGCGGCGCAAGGCGGCCGCGGCTGA
- the cobO gene encoding cob(I)yrinic acid a,c-diamide adenosyltransferase, giving the protein MPQGQPSVVPDDGLTTRQRRNRPLVFVHTGQGKGKSTAAFGLALRAWNQGWPVGVFQFVKSAKWKVGEERALKVLGESGEGGTVAWHKMGEGWSWVQRNVRDALSSEDAAREGWEQVKRDLAAETYKLLVLDEFAYPLKWGWIDTDEVVSALRERPGTQHVVITGRGAPEALLDFADLVTNMTKVKHPMDAGQKGQRGIEW; this is encoded by the coding sequence ATGCCGCAGGGACAGCCGTCCGTCGTTCCCGACGACGGACTCACCACCCGCCAGCGCCGCAACCGCCCGCTGGTGTTCGTCCACACCGGCCAGGGCAAGGGCAAGTCCACCGCCGCCTTCGGGCTGGCGCTGCGCGCCTGGAACCAGGGCTGGCCGGTCGGGGTGTTCCAGTTCGTGAAGTCGGCGAAGTGGAAGGTCGGCGAGGAGCGGGCGCTGAAGGTGCTCGGGGAGTCCGGCGAGGGCGGCACCGTCGCCTGGCACAAGATGGGCGAGGGCTGGTCGTGGGTGCAGCGCAATGTCCGGGACGCACTCTCCAGTGAGGATGCGGCGCGCGAGGGCTGGGAGCAGGTCAAGCGGGATCTCGCCGCGGAGACCTACAAGCTGCTGGTGCTCGACGAGTTCGCCTATCCGCTGAAGTGGGGCTGGATCGACACCGACGAGGTGGTGTCGGCGCTGCGCGAGCGCCCCGGTACGCAGCATGTCGTCATCACCGGGCGCGGCGCCCCCGAGGCGCTGCTGGACTTCGCCGATCTGGTGACGAACATGACCAAGGTCAAGCACCCGATGGACGCGGGCCAGAAGGGCCAGCGGGGCATCGAATGGTGA
- a CDS encoding cobalamin biosynthesis protein, which produces MSRPAAGGAGEEPVPLVAGVGARPGVPAGEVLELLRATLAAVDGGARIVALATVTARATEPGLLTAARRLGIPLRSFPAADLAAVRVPEPSAAAAAAVGTPSVAEAAALLAAGRGAELLVGKRKSAPRGRPAGATCALAGPAVTDKGGRTAEREGAAEAPSRAADIVMTSSHPPRPGSSRRTAAVGGPAPDSTTGTKETQ; this is translated from the coding sequence ATGAGCCGCCCGGCGGCCGGCGGGGCCGGGGAGGAGCCGGTCCCGCTCGTCGCCGGCGTCGGAGCCCGCCCCGGCGTCCCGGCCGGCGAGGTGCTGGAGCTGCTCCGGGCCACGCTCGCCGCGGTGGACGGCGGGGCCCGGATCGTCGCGCTGGCGACGGTGACGGCCAGGGCTACCGAGCCCGGTCTGCTCACCGCCGCGCGCCGGCTGGGCATCCCGCTGCGGTCGTTCCCGGCGGCGGACCTGGCGGCCGTACGGGTGCCGGAGCCGTCCGCGGCCGCGGCGGCCGCCGTCGGGACCCCGAGCGTGGCCGAGGCCGCCGCGCTGCTGGCCGCGGGGCGGGGCGCCGAACTCCTCGTCGGCAAGCGGAAGTCGGCGCCGCGGGGCCGGCCGGCCGGGGCGACCTGCGCGCTCGCCGGGCCGGCGGTAACGGACAAGGGCGGACGTACCGCTGAGAGGGAGGGAGCGGCCGAAGCCCCCTCCCGGGCTGCGGATATCGTCATGACCTCGTCCCACCCGCCCCGCCCCGGCAGCAGTCGGCGGACGGCGGCCGTCGGCGGCCCGGCGCCCGACAGCACCACCGGCACCAAGGAGACCCAGTGA
- the cobC gene encoding Rv2231c family pyridoxal phosphate-dependent protein CobC gives MSTRTGATRFPSPGPAAPPPEPDLRHHGDAEVRGADGTLTDLAVNVRTGTPPAWLKARIAASLDTLAAYPDGRAARRAVAARHGLPVERVLLTSGAAEAFVLLARAVRARRPVVVHPQFTEPEAALHDAGHAVGRVLLDARDGFRLDPAAVPEDADLVVVGNPTNPTSVLHPADVLARLARPGRTLVVDEAFMDAVPGEREALAGRTDLPGLVVLRSLTKTWGLAGLRIGYVLADPDTVAALERAQPLWPVSSPALAAAEACSTPGALAEAAEAAARIAADRDHLLARLGAFGQLRTVAPAAGPFVLLRLPGADGVRAALRARGFAVRRGDTFPGLGPDWLRLAVRDRATTDRFAAALGEVLA, from the coding sequence GTGTCGACGCGTACCGGAGCCACCCGGTTCCCCTCCCCCGGCCCGGCCGCCCCGCCGCCCGAGCCCGACCTGCGTCATCACGGCGACGCCGAAGTGCGGGGCGCGGACGGCACGCTGACGGATCTGGCGGTCAATGTCCGCACCGGCACTCCCCCGGCCTGGCTCAAGGCCCGGATCGCCGCGTCGCTGGACACCCTCGCCGCGTACCCGGACGGCCGGGCGGCGCGCCGGGCGGTCGCCGCACGGCACGGGCTGCCCGTGGAGCGGGTGCTGCTGACGTCCGGGGCCGCGGAGGCGTTCGTCCTGCTCGCACGGGCGGTACGGGCCCGCCGGCCGGTCGTGGTGCATCCGCAGTTCACCGAGCCCGAGGCCGCGCTGCACGACGCCGGGCACGCGGTGGGACGGGTCCTGCTCGACGCCCGGGACGGCTTCCGGCTGGACCCGGCCGCGGTACCCGAGGACGCCGATCTGGTCGTCGTCGGCAACCCCACCAACCCCACCTCGGTCCTGCACCCCGCGGACGTGCTGGCCCGACTGGCTCGGCCCGGGCGGACGCTGGTGGTGGACGAGGCGTTCATGGACGCGGTGCCCGGCGAACGGGAGGCGCTGGCCGGCCGCACGGATCTGCCGGGGCTGGTGGTGCTGCGCAGCCTGACCAAGACGTGGGGGCTGGCCGGGCTGCGGATCGGCTATGTGCTGGCCGACCCGGACACCGTCGCCGCCCTGGAGCGGGCCCAGCCGCTGTGGCCGGTCTCCAGTCCCGCGCTGGCGGCGGCCGAGGCGTGTTCCACGCCCGGGGCGCTCGCGGAGGCGGCCGAAGCGGCCGCGCGGATCGCCGCGGACCGGGACCATCTGCTGGCGCGGCTGGGCGCGTTCGGGCAGCTGCGGACGGTCGCCCCGGCGGCCGGTCCGTTCGTGCTGCTGCGGCTGCCGGGCGCGGACGGGGTACGGGCCGCGCTGCGGGCCCGCGGCTTCGCGGTCCGCCGTGGTGACACCTTCCCCGGCCTGGGCCCCGACTGGCTGCGGCTGGCGGTGCGGGACCGGGCCACGACGGACCGGTTCGCGGCGGCGCTGGGCGAGGTGCTGGCGTAG
- a CDS encoding sirohydrochlorin chelatase, translating to MTTPPALLIAGHGTRDESGTEALRTLVRVLGERRPGIPVAGGFFGTAQGPLPLDEAVDGLVARGVTRLAVIPLLLAPTGPVPEALPAVLERAAERHPGLAHACDAPLGPHPKLLDVLERRLDEALGGGARRPEDRARTTVLLVGRGTADAQANAEVVRAARLLWEGRGFAAVETAFLSRTGPDVPAGLDRCRPPARVPAAAGTGSGGRIVVLPYFFFPGALLERLRMQTEGWAEAHPGTEVLGAGVLGTPTELTEVIMERYHATVAGDPLLSDATCGCRTAAPGAPETGGRPAASPAPGTGER from the coding sequence GTGACCACTCCTCCCGCACTGCTCATCGCCGGTCACGGCACCCGTGACGAAAGCGGCACCGAGGCCCTGCGCACCCTGGTGCGGGTGCTCGGCGAGCGCCGGCCCGGCATCCCGGTCGCCGGCGGGTTCTTCGGCACCGCGCAGGGGCCGCTGCCGCTGGACGAGGCCGTCGACGGGCTCGTGGCGCGCGGGGTGACCCGACTCGCGGTGATACCCCTGCTGCTGGCCCCCACCGGGCCGGTACCGGAGGCGCTGCCCGCGGTGCTGGAGCGGGCTGCGGAGCGCCACCCCGGCCTCGCGCACGCCTGCGACGCCCCGCTGGGGCCGCACCCCAAGCTGCTCGATGTGCTGGAGCGGCGGCTGGACGAGGCGCTGGGCGGCGGGGCCCGCAGGCCCGAGGACCGGGCGCGGACGACCGTGCTGCTGGTGGGGCGGGGTACCGCCGATGCGCAGGCCAACGCCGAAGTGGTGCGGGCCGCACGGCTGCTGTGGGAGGGGCGCGGATTCGCGGCCGTGGAGACCGCCTTCCTCTCCCGGACGGGCCCCGATGTGCCGGCCGGACTGGACCGGTGCAGGCCGCCCGCGCGGGTGCCCGCCGCGGCGGGCACCGGTAGCGGCGGCCGGATCGTGGTCCTGCCCTACTTCTTCTTCCCCGGCGCACTGCTGGAGCGGCTGCGGATGCAGACCGAGGGCTGGGCCGAGGCGCACCCGGGCACCGAGGTGCTCGGGGCGGGGGTGCTCGGCACGCCCACCGAACTGACCGAGGTCATCATGGAGCGCTACCACGCGACGGTGGCGGGCGATCCGCTGCTGAGCGATGCGACGTGCGGGTGCCGGACGGCGGCGCCGGGCGCCCCGGAGACCGGCGGGCGGCCGGCCGCTTCTCCGGCGCCGGGCACCGGGGAGCGGTGA
- a CDS encoding HAMP domain-containing sensor histidine kinase: protein MKRRLVPRGLRTRLVVAFLLVSAVSALTTAVLTYQQARTAILDRAQDSAVHGLRDQVGSLAPDLPARPTASDLRTLTLQLDRAGGARNWHTAAAVRGGALVAATTPAPAVPAALRRAASSADGAVVQRFHRGGDPQLAIALPVASADRPSKPSGLVVYASFSLAPEQRDVTSLVAAARAGVLPVVLVSLVPALLAARRVLRPVRQLRSATENMAAGALDTRIEVTGEDELADLGRTFNTMAATLQADATTLRRMEAGARRFAADVSHEMRTPLAAMTAVTGVLDEDAASGRLDPETSEALTLVADETRHLARMVEDLMEISRLDAGAAVLHLDEIDVGELVGKTLALRHWQDRVEVAVPDGLRARLDPRRIDVVLANLLGNALRHGGSSVPVRLRARAGEDALVLTVADGGAGIPEELLPHVFDRFTKGDAARTRSEGSGLGLAIAAENARLHGGTLTAANVPDGGAVFTLTLPWNPA, encoded by the coding sequence GTGAAGCGCCGCCTGGTCCCCCGTGGTCTGCGCACCCGGCTCGTCGTCGCCTTCCTCCTGGTGTCCGCGGTCAGCGCCCTGACCACCGCCGTGCTCACCTACCAGCAGGCGCGTACCGCGATCCTGGACCGCGCCCAGGACAGCGCCGTGCACGGCCTGCGCGACCAGGTCGGCTCCCTCGCCCCGGACCTGCCCGCCCGGCCCACCGCCTCGGACCTGCGCACCCTTACGCTCCAGCTCGACCGGGCCGGCGGCGCGCGCAACTGGCACACCGCCGCCGCCGTCCGCGGCGGCGCGCTGGTCGCCGCCACCACCCCCGCCCCCGCCGTCCCCGCCGCGCTGCGCCGCGCCGCGTCCTCGGCCGACGGTGCCGTCGTGCAGCGCTTCCACCGTGGCGGGGACCCTCAGCTCGCCATCGCACTGCCCGTCGCCTCCGCCGACCGTCCCTCGAAGCCCTCCGGACTCGTCGTCTACGCCTCCTTCTCGCTCGCGCCCGAGCAGCGCGACGTGACCTCGCTGGTCGCCGCGGCCCGCGCCGGCGTCCTGCCCGTCGTGCTCGTCTCCCTCGTGCCCGCGCTGCTCGCCGCCCGCCGGGTGCTGCGCCCGGTACGGCAGCTGCGCTCCGCCACCGAGAACATGGCCGCCGGCGCCCTCGACACCCGCATCGAGGTCACCGGCGAGGACGAACTCGCCGATCTGGGACGCACCTTCAACACCATGGCCGCGACCCTGCAGGCCGATGCCACCACCCTGCGGCGCATGGAGGCGGGCGCCCGGCGGTTCGCCGCCGACGTCTCGCACGAGATGCGCACCCCGCTCGCGGCGATGACCGCCGTGACCGGCGTGCTCGACGAGGACGCCGCCTCCGGCCGGCTGGACCCGGAGACCTCTGAGGCGCTGACGCTGGTCGCCGACGAGACCCGCCATCTCGCCCGCATGGTCGAGGACCTGATGGAGATCTCCCGGTTGGACGCCGGCGCCGCCGTGCTGCACCTCGACGAGATCGACGTCGGCGAACTCGTCGGCAAGACCCTGGCGCTGCGCCACTGGCAGGACCGGGTCGAGGTCGCCGTGCCGGACGGCCTGCGCGCCCGCCTCGACCCGCGCCGCATCGACGTCGTCCTGGCCAACCTCCTCGGCAACGCCCTGCGCCACGGCGGCTCTTCGGTGCCGGTGCGGCTGCGGGCCCGGGCGGGCGAGGATGCGCTCGTGCTGACCGTCGCCGACGGCGGAGCGGGCATCCCCGAGGAGCTGCTGCCGCATGTCTTCGACCGCTTCACCAAGGGCGACGCGGCCCGCACCCGCAGCGAGGGCAGCGGGCTGGGCCTGGCCATCGCCGCCGAGAACGCCCGGCTGCACGGCGGCACCCTCACCGCCGCCAACGTCCCCGACGGGGGCGCGGTGTTCACCCTGACGCTGCCGTGGAACCCGGCATGA
- a CDS encoding cobyrinate a,c-diamide synthase produces the protein MSGGAIPRLVIAAPSSGAGKTTVATGLMAAFTEAGLTVSPHKVGPDYIDPGYHSLATGRPGRNLDAFLCGTDRIAPLFLHGAAGADLALVEGVMGLFDGASDRGELSSTAQVAKLLRAPVVLVVDASSQSRSVAALVHGFASWDPEVRLAGVILNKVGSDRHEQLLREAMDSSGVPVLGALRRDGRAGTPSRHLGLVPVAERRAEAVESVGELAARIREGCDLPALLALAHSVPELPDTPWDPAAELAPAAETAAAAPSTRPLIAVAGGPAFTFSYAEHAELLAVAGAEVVPFDPLRDEHLPPGTRGLVIGGGFPEVYAPDLSANAPLRAAVAELAASGAPVSAECAGLLYLSRSIDGKPMCGVLPAEARMTERLTLGYREAVALRDNALAVAGTRVRGHEFHRTVLEPGAGADPAWGLTHPERRVEGFVTGGVHASYLHVHWAAEPALAGRLVASAARVAVGRG, from the coding sequence ATGAGCGGCGGCGCGATCCCCCGGCTGGTGATCGCCGCGCCGTCGTCGGGCGCGGGGAAGACGACCGTGGCCACGGGCCTGATGGCGGCGTTCACCGAGGCCGGGCTCACGGTCTCGCCGCACAAGGTGGGCCCCGACTACATCGACCCTGGCTACCACTCCCTGGCCACCGGCCGGCCCGGCCGCAATCTGGACGCCTTCCTGTGCGGCACGGACCGGATCGCGCCGCTGTTCCTGCACGGTGCGGCGGGCGCGGATCTGGCCCTGGTCGAGGGCGTGATGGGGCTGTTCGACGGGGCCTCGGACCGGGGCGAGCTGTCGTCGACGGCGCAGGTCGCGAAGCTGCTGCGGGCACCGGTGGTGCTGGTGGTGGACGCCTCCTCGCAGTCCCGGTCGGTGGCCGCGCTGGTGCACGGCTTCGCGTCGTGGGACCCGGAGGTGCGGCTGGCCGGGGTGATCCTCAACAAGGTCGGCTCGGACCGTCACGAGCAGCTGCTGCGCGAGGCGATGGACTCCTCGGGGGTCCCGGTGCTCGGCGCGCTGCGCCGCGACGGGCGGGCCGGGACGCCCTCGCGGCATCTGGGGCTGGTGCCGGTCGCCGAACGGCGGGCCGAGGCGGTGGAGTCGGTGGGCGAGCTCGCCGCGCGGATCCGCGAGGGCTGCGATCTGCCGGCGCTGCTGGCGCTGGCGCACAGCGTGCCGGAACTGCCGGACACGCCGTGGGATCCGGCGGCGGAGCTGGCACCCGCGGCGGAGACGGCCGCGGCCGCCCCCTCCACCAGGCCGCTGATCGCGGTGGCGGGCGGCCCCGCGTTCACCTTCTCGTACGCCGAGCACGCCGAGCTGCTGGCCGTCGCGGGCGCCGAGGTGGTGCCCTTCGACCCGCTGCGCGACGAGCACCTGCCGCCCGGCACCCGGGGGCTGGTGATCGGCGGCGGCTTCCCCGAGGTCTACGCGCCGGATCTGTCGGCGAACGCGCCGCTGCGTGCGGCGGTGGCCGAACTGGCCGCCTCGGGGGCGCCGGTCTCCGCCGAATGCGCCGGGCTGCTCTACCTGTCCCGGTCGATCGACGGGAAACCGATGTGCGGGGTGCTGCCCGCCGAGGCCCGGATGACCGAGCGGCTCACTCTGGGCTACCGGGAGGCGGTGGCGCTGCGGGACAACGCGCTGGCCGTGGCCGGGACCCGGGTGCGGGGCCACGAGTTCCACCGCACGGTGCTGGAGCCGGGCGCGGGCGCGGACCCCGCGTGGGGCCTGACCCATCCGGAGCGGCGGGTGGAGGGCTTCGTGACCGGCGGGGTGCATGCCTCGTATCTGCATGTGCACTGGGCCGCCGAACCGGCGCTGGCCGGGCGGCTGGTGGCGAGCGCGGCGCGGGTCGCCGTGGGCCGGGGATGA
- a CDS encoding putative cobaltochelatase produces MTTPHDTTPQYPFTAVVGMDDLRLALLLNAVSPAVGGVLVRGEKGTAKSTAVRALSALMPAVDVVGGCRFACAPGAPDPGCPDGPHGTGAAEERPTRMVELPVGASEDRLVGALDIERALSEGVKAFEPGLLADAHRGILYVDEVNLLHDHLVDLLLDAAAMGASYVEREGVSVRHAARFLLVGTMNPEEGELRPQLLDRFGLTVEVAASREPALRVEVVRRRLAYDADPAGFTARWADEEDALRRRIAVARELLPDVTLGDAALRQIAATCAAFEVDGMRADIVMARTATALAAWEGRTEVLEEDVRQAALLALPHRRRRNPFDAPGLDEDKLDRTLEEFGADQETDGDDDPEPDGPDDGPGGGGPEGGGRPPQDGGPDGSAAGPELPHQQEQEAPQEQPAAPGEDREAGQAQEPAGQHAPGAGGERAAVGATEPFRTRRLDVPGLGEGADGRRSRARTAHGRTTGARRPHGALGKLHLAATVQAAAPHQRVRGRSGPGLVVRRDDLREAVREGREGNLVLFVVDASGSMAARKRMSAVKGAVLSLLLDAYQRRDKIGMITFRGTGAELALPPTSSVEAGAARLEQLPTGGRTPLSEGLLRAHEVLRVERMRDASRRPLVVLVTDGRATGGPEPVARAARAARLLAGAGTASVVVDCEAGPVRLGLAGELARELQGTAITLDELRADSVSALVRTVQGNRKAA; encoded by the coding sequence ATGACAACCCCGCACGACACGACCCCGCAGTACCCCTTCACCGCGGTGGTGGGCATGGACGACCTGCGGCTGGCGCTGCTGCTGAACGCGGTGAGCCCCGCGGTCGGCGGTGTGCTGGTCCGCGGCGAGAAGGGCACCGCCAAGAGCACCGCGGTGCGCGCGCTGTCGGCGCTGATGCCGGCCGTGGACGTGGTCGGCGGCTGCCGTTTCGCCTGCGCCCCGGGCGCGCCCGACCCCGGCTGCCCCGACGGTCCGCACGGCACGGGCGCCGCCGAGGAGCGCCCCACGCGGATGGTCGAACTGCCCGTCGGCGCCTCCGAGGACCGGCTGGTCGGCGCGCTGGACATCGAGCGGGCCCTGTCGGAGGGCGTGAAGGCCTTCGAGCCGGGTCTGCTGGCGGACGCGCACCGCGGCATCCTCTACGTCGACGAGGTCAATCTGCTCCACGACCACCTGGTGGACCTGCTGCTGGACGCGGCCGCCATGGGTGCCTCGTACGTGGAGCGCGAGGGCGTCTCGGTCCGGCATGCGGCGCGCTTCCTGCTCGTCGGGACGATGAACCCTGAAGAGGGGGAGCTGCGGCCGCAGTTGCTGGACCGGTTCGGCCTCACGGTCGAGGTCGCCGCCTCCCGCGAGCCCGCTCTGCGGGTGGAGGTCGTGCGGCGCCGGCTGGCCTACGACGCCGATCCGGCCGGTTTCACGGCGCGCTGGGCGGACGAGGAGGACGCGCTGCGCCGGCGGATCGCCGTGGCGCGCGAGCTGCTGCCGGACGTGACGCTGGGGGACGCGGCGCTGCGGCAGATCGCCGCGACCTGTGCCGCGTTCGAGGTGGACGGGATGCGCGCGGACATCGTGATGGCGCGCACCGCCACCGCGCTGGCCGCGTGGGAGGGGCGGACCGAGGTCCTGGAGGAGGACGTCCGGCAGGCCGCGCTGCTGGCGCTGCCGCACCGCCGGCGCCGTAATCCGTTCGACGCGCCGGGCCTGGACGAGGACAAACTGGACCGCACGCTGGAGGAGTTCGGGGCGGACCAGGAGACGGACGGCGACGACGATCCGGAGCCGGACGGTCCGGACGACGGCCCCGGGGGCGGCGGTCCGGAGGGCGGCGGGCGCCCGCCGCAGGACGGCGGCCCGGACGGCTCGGCGGCGGGCCCCGAACTCCCCCACCAGCAGGAGCAGGAGGCCCCCCAGGAGCAGCCCGCGGCCCCCGGGGAGGACCGGGAAGCAGGGCAGGCGCAGGAACCGGCCGGGCAGCACGCGCCGGGCGCGGGCGGCGAGAGGGCCGCGGTCGGCGCCACCGAGCCGTTCCGCACCCGGCGGCTGGACGTGCCGGGGCTGGGCGAGGGCGCGGACGGCCGCCGGTCGCGAGCGCGGACCGCGCACGGCCGGACCACCGGCGCCCGGCGCCCGCACGGCGCCCTCGGCAAGCTGCACCTGGCGGCGACCGTGCAGGCCGCGGCGCCGCACCAGCGGGTGCGCGGCCGCAGCGGGCCGGGGCTGGTGGTGCGCCGGGACGATCTGCGCGAGGCGGTGCGCGAGGGGCGGGAGGGCAATCTGGTCCTGTTCGTCGTCGACGCCTCCGGGTCGATGGCGGCCCGCAAGCGGATGAGCGCCGTCAAGGGCGCGGTGCTCTCGCTGCTGCTGGACGCCTATCAGCGGCGCGACAAGATCGGCATGATCACCTTCCGGGGCACCGGCGCCGAGCTGGCGCTGCCCCCGACGTCCTCGGTCGAGGCGGGTGCGGCGCGGCTGGAGCAGCTGCCGACGGGCGGCCGTACGCCGCTGTCGGAGGGGCTGCTGCGGGCCCATGAGGTGCTGCGGGTGGAGCGGATGCGGGATGCCTCGCGGCGGCCGCTGGTGGTGCTCGTCACCGACGGACGGGCGACCGGCGGCCCCGAGCCGGTGGCGCGGGCCGCCCGCGCGGCCCGGCTGCTGGCCGGTGCGGGCACCGCCTCGGTGGTCGTGGACTGCGAGGCGGGTCCGGTGCGGCTGGGGCTCGCCGGCGAGCTGGCCCGTGAGCTGCAGGGCACCGCCATCACCCTCGACGAACTGCGCGCGGACAGCGTCTCCGCGCTCGTACGGACCGTGCAAGGCAACAGGAAGGCAGCGTAA
- a CDS encoding response regulator transcription factor — MTRVLLIEDDPAVRRGVTLGLRRRGHETEAVGTGEDGLEALGPFAPEIVLLDLMLPGMSGLEVCRRIRETSQVPLVILSARGDDIDVVVGLEAGADDYVVKPASGELIEARMRAVLRRVAPAQSAAAAREQRLTYGGLVIDGVGLQVRKDGRELVLAPSELKLLLFLSASPEQTFSRQQLLEQVWEHSYYGDARLVDACVMRLRSKIEDDPRGPRYVQTVRGFGYRFGPL, encoded by the coding sequence ATGACACGCGTCCTGCTGATCGAGGACGATCCGGCGGTGCGCCGCGGCGTCACCCTGGGTCTGCGCCGCCGCGGCCACGAGACCGAAGCGGTCGGCACGGGCGAGGACGGCCTGGAGGCGCTCGGGCCCTTCGCGCCGGAGATCGTGCTGCTCGACCTGATGCTGCCCGGCATGAGCGGCCTGGAGGTCTGCCGGCGCATCCGTGAGACCAGCCAGGTGCCCCTGGTGATCCTCTCCGCGCGCGGGGACGACATCGATGTCGTCGTGGGCCTGGAGGCCGGCGCCGACGACTACGTCGTCAAACCCGCCAGCGGTGAGCTGATCGAGGCCCGGATGCGTGCGGTACTGCGCCGCGTGGCCCCCGCACAGTCCGCCGCGGCGGCGCGCGAGCAGCGCCTGACCTACGGCGGCCTCGTCATCGACGGGGTCGGGCTGCAGGTGCGCAAGGACGGCCGGGAGCTGGTGCTGGCGCCCTCGGAGCTCAAGCTGCTGCTGTTCCTGTCCGCCTCGCCGGAGCAGACCTTCAGCCGCCAGCAGCTCCTCGAACAGGTCTGGGAACACAGCTACTACGGCGATGCCCGCCTGGTCGACGCGTGTGTGATGCGGCTGCGGTCCAAGATCGAGGACGACCCGCGCGGCCCGCGCTACGTCCAGACCGTGCGCGGCTTCGGCTACCGCTTCGGCCCGCTGTGA